In Panthera tigris isolate Pti1 chromosome C1, P.tigris_Pti1_mat1.1, whole genome shotgun sequence, the following proteins share a genomic window:
- the LURAP1 gene encoding leucine rich adaptor protein 1 — protein MEGTAESQSPDLRDVEGKVGRKTPEGLLRGLRGEWEPGTSGALLLPGAPNTGHGLGDKIMALRMELAYLRAIDVKILQQLVTLNEGIEAVRWLLEERGTLTSHCSSLTSSQYSLTGGSPGRSRRGSWDSLPDTSSTDRLDSVSIGSFLDTVAPSEMDEQGPPGAPRPEMDWAKVIPSGDRARTEVDLTATRLGNLRAVWKPPGEGLQGGPPEPLEDESVTLGFEAHWYWGQCQDDVTFL, from the exons ATGGAGGGGACTGCGGAGTCCCAATCGCCTGACCTTCGAGATGTGGAGGGCAAGGTGGGCAGGAAGACCCCTGAAGGGCTGCTCCGCGGGCTGCGAGGCGAATGGGAGCCAGGAACCTCTGGCGCCCTGCTGCTCCCGGGGGCGCCCAACACGGGCCACGGCCTGGGGGACAAGATCATGGCGCTGAGGATGGAGCTG GCTTACCTGCGAGCCATCGATGTGAAGATCCTGCAGCAGCTGGTGACTTTGAATGAGGGCATCGAGGCTGTGCGCTGGCTGTTGGAGGAGCGGGGGACATTGACCAGCCACTGCAGCAGCCTCACCAGCAGCCAATATAGTCTGACAGGCGGGAGTCCAGGCCGCTCAAGGCGAGGCAGCTGGGACAGCCTGCCAGACACCAGCTCCACTGACCGGCTGGACAGTGTCTCCATCGGCAGTTTCCTAGACACGGTGGCCCCCAGCGAGATGGATGAACAGGGCCCCCCTGGGGCTCCCCGTCCTGAAATGGACTGGGCAAAGGTTATACCCAGTGGGGACAGGGCCAGGACTGAGGTGGACCTGACAGCCACCAGGCTAGGGAACTTGAGGGCTGTATGGAAGCCCCCAGGGGAGGGGCTCCAAGGTGGACCTCCTGAACCACTAGAGGATGAAAGTGTTACGCTTGGCTTTGAGGCCCACTGGTATTGGGGGCAGTGCCAGGATGATGTGACCTTCTTGTAA